Proteins from a single region of Bartonella sp. M0283:
- the fabI gene encoding enoyl-ACP reductase FabI has translation MGDSNGLLRGKRGLILGLANNHSIAWGIAKAAHKAGAELAFTYQGEALKKRVVPLAEEVGGFVCGHCDVTDAASIDAAFDAVKQKWGKIDFLVHAIGFSDKDELTGRYVDTTEANFNMTMNISVYSLTAVTQRAEKLMPDGGSILTLTYYGSEKVMPNYNVMGVAKAALEASVKYLAVDLGPKKIRVNAVSAGPIKTLAASGIGDFRYILKWNEYNAPLRRTVTIDEVGDSALYLLSDLSRSVTGEVHHVDAGYHVIGMKAVDAPDISVVKD, from the coding sequence ATGGGTGACAGTAACGGTTTGTTGCGTGGCAAGCGCGGTTTAATTCTCGGGCTTGCAAATAATCATTCAATTGCATGGGGTATCGCAAAAGCTGCACACAAAGCGGGTGCCGAGCTTGCTTTTACCTACCAAGGGGAAGCACTGAAAAAACGTGTTGTACCGCTTGCAGAAGAGGTCGGGGGATTTGTTTGTGGCCATTGTGATGTCACAGATGCAGCGTCAATTGATGCGGCATTCGATGCGGTAAAACAGAAATGGGGAAAAATTGACTTTCTCGTTCATGCAATCGGCTTTTCCGACAAGGACGAACTGACGGGGCGTTATGTTGATACAACTGAAGCAAACTTCAACATGACGATGAATATTTCAGTTTATTCTCTAACAGCAGTAACCCAAAGGGCAGAAAAATTGATGCCCGATGGCGGTTCGATTTTGACATTGACCTATTATGGCTCGGAAAAAGTTATGCCGAACTATAACGTTATGGGCGTTGCCAAGGCCGCTCTTGAAGCAAGTGTCAAATATCTTGCAGTTGATCTCGGACCTAAAAAAATTCGTGTCAATGCTGTTTCGGCTGGCCCGATCAAAACATTGGCTGCTTCGGGAATCGGTGACTTCCGGTATATTCTCAAATGGAATGAATACAATGCGCCCCTTCGTCGGACGGTTACGATTGATGAAGTTGGCGATTCTGCGCTTTATCTTCTTTCAGATTTGTCCCGTTCGGTAACCGGCGAAGTTCATCACGTTGATGCCGGATATCATGTTATCGGCATGAAAGCAGTCGATGCACCGGATATTTCTGTTGTAAAGGATTGA
- a CDS encoding copper chaperone PCu(A)C yields the protein MRFSFCLAFFLLTIFCSSALAENFTKGDITVESPWVQKSDTGEKRAEGFALIHNGGFNEDRLVSITSDISDHVVIHETIKQYGKVKMQKLKEPLTIEPNGYLELKPGDYHFMFYNCQDELREGEFVPAILHFEKNGDVKVNFAIEVKDDKPDNP from the coding sequence ATGAGGTTCAGTTTTTGTCTCGCTTTTTTTCTGCTGACGATTTTTTGTTCATCAGCTTTGGCCGAAAATTTCACTAAAGGCGATATTACTGTCGAAAGCCCGTGGGTTCAAAAATCCGATACGGGTGAAAAACGTGCAGAAGGTTTCGCTCTCATTCATAATGGCGGTTTTAATGAAGATCGCTTGGTGTCAATAACCTCTGACATTTCCGATCATGTGGTTATTCACGAAACAATCAAACAATATGGTAAGGTCAAGATGCAAAAGCTCAAGGAACCTCTTACCATTGAACCGAACGGCTATCTTGAATTGAAGCCCGGTGATTATCATTTCATGTTTTACAACTGTCAGGATGAATTGCGTGAAGGCGAGTTCGTTCCGGCTATTTTGCATTTTGAAAAAAATGGTGACGTCAAAGTCAATTTCGCAATTGAAGTTAAAGACGATAAACCGGATAACCCCTGA
- a CDS encoding DnaJ C-terminal domain-containing protein: MRDPYTVLGVARTAKPQEIKSAFRKLAKQYHPDLHKGDKTAQDKFAEVNQAYEILGDKDKKEKFDRGEIDAEGKPVFQGFGGGQGFGGGQGFGGAQGFGGRGNPFGNGTSHFEFRSGGGKGGFDAGDIFRDLFGAGNGANRGGGFSGFGSRSRAQAQQHGADIHARLDVTLEQLVGAEKVEAIFPNGKKLKIKLPDYVEDGQTIRLKGQGETVPYGQAGDALVTIHIKPHPHIHLEGRALHIDLPVSLKDAVLGAKKPVDTLDGRVMLTIPAWSSSDKVLRLKGRGLPLRTGGRDDLYVHVRIMLPEGGDAGLEQFIKMQS; encoded by the coding sequence ATGCGTGATCCCTATACGGTTCTGGGTGTGGCGCGCACTGCCAAACCGCAAGAGATTAAATCTGCATTCAGAAAACTGGCAAAACAATATCACCCTGATCTTCACAAAGGCGATAAGACTGCTCAGGATAAATTTGCCGAAGTCAATCAGGCCTATGAAATTCTTGGCGATAAAGACAAAAAAGAAAAATTTGATCGTGGCGAGATTGATGCCGAAGGCAAGCCCGTTTTTCAAGGCTTTGGTGGTGGTCAAGGCTTTGGTGGCGGGCAGGGCTTTGGCGGCGCGCAGGGTTTTGGCGGCCGCGGCAATCCGTTTGGCAATGGCACCAGTCATTTTGAATTCAGGTCCGGGGGCGGCAAAGGTGGCTTTGATGCCGGCGATATTTTCCGGGATCTTTTTGGTGCAGGAAATGGCGCCAATAGAGGTGGCGGATTTTCCGGTTTTGGCAGCCGCAGCCGTGCGCAAGCGCAGCAGCACGGAGCTGATATCCATGCAAGACTGGATGTAACTTTGGAGCAGCTTGTCGGAGCCGAGAAAGTCGAAGCCATTTTTCCGAATGGTAAAAAGCTTAAAATCAAACTTCCCGATTATGTCGAGGATGGCCAGACAATCCGGCTGAAAGGGCAAGGTGAAACTGTTCCTTATGGCCAGGCCGGAGATGCATTGGTAACAATTCACATCAAGCCTCATCCCCACATCCACCTTGAAGGAAGAGCGCTTCACATAGATTTGCCGGTCTCTCTCAAAGATGCGGTTCTGGGCGCTAAAAAACCGGTTGATACGCTTGACGGCCGCGTCATGTTGACAATACCAGCCTGGTCGAGCTCCGATAAGGTTTTGCGCTTGAAAGGAAGGGGACTACCCCTCAGAACAGGTGGTCGGGATGATCTTTATGTTCATGTCCGCATTATGTTGCCGGAAGGTGGAGATGCCGGACTTGAACAATTTATCAAAATGCAATCTTGA
- the pdxH gene encoding pyridoxamine 5'-phosphate oxidase, translated as MTDETLTSGDFVEANEPFALFKIWMEDATKTEINDPNAMALATVDPTGLPDVRMVLLKAFGADGFVFYTNYESNKGREILSSMKAALCLHWKSLRRQVRVRGLVEKVSDEEADAYYQSRARGSRIGAWASKQSRPLESRFALEKAVAEYTAKYAIGNIPRPPYWSGFRIKPLSIEFWHDRPFRLHDRVVFSRPSPDAKSWEKHRLYP; from the coding sequence ATGACAGATGAAACGTTAACAAGTGGTGACTTTGTCGAGGCAAATGAACCTTTTGCACTTTTTAAAATTTGGATGGAAGATGCAACAAAAACCGAAATAAACGACCCGAATGCTATGGCACTTGCTACAGTGGACCCGACAGGCCTTCCCGATGTGCGCATGGTTCTTTTGAAAGCTTTTGGTGCGGACGGTTTTGTCTTCTACACCAATTATGAAAGCAACAAGGGACGGGAAATACTTTCTTCTATGAAGGCAGCATTATGTTTGCACTGGAAATCGTTACGTAGGCAAGTGAGAGTGCGCGGACTCGTTGAAAAGGTAAGCGACGAAGAAGCTGATGCCTATTATCAATCACGCGCACGTGGCAGCCGCATCGGTGCGTGGGCATCGAAACAATCACGACCACTCGAAAGCCGCTTTGCGCTGGAAAAAGCTGTTGCCGAATACACGGCAAAATACGCCATTGGTAATATACCCCGTCCACCCTACTGGTCCGGCTTCAGAATCAAACCGCTTTCAATCGAATTCTGGCACGACAGACCTTTCAGGCTTCATGACCGCGTGGTTTTTTCCCGTCCTTCGCCTGATGCTAAATCATGGGAAAAACACCGCCTATACCCTTGA
- the purD gene encoding phosphoribosylamine--glycine ligase, which yields MNVLLIGSGGREHALAYKISSSPLLGKLFCAPGNPGTLTLGDNIELDVKNHKAVVEFCKKNTVELVVIGPEAPLVDGLADSLRDNGLLVVGPSKLAARLEGSKGFTKDLCAKYNIPTGAYQRFKNANEAKDYIRKKGAPIVIKADGLAAGKGVTVALTIGEALDAVDACFDGAFGKAGIEIVVEEFLEGEEASFFCLCDGKTAIPFGSAQDHKRVGDGDKGANTGGMGAYSPAPVMTEDMTKRVMNEIVEPTIRGMADLGCPFSGVLFVGLMITKKGPELIEFNVRFGDPECQVLMMRLKSDLLPVLSSVAKGHLEDVELNWTTDKALTVVMAAKGYPQAPQRGSIISGIEKADKLPDVKVFHAGTALKDGKVIANGGRVLNVTATGKTVKEAQQKAYQAIKLIDWPEGFYRHDIGWRAIEREESKAS from the coding sequence ATGAACGTTCTTCTCATCGGTTCAGGCGGACGCGAACATGCATTGGCATATAAAATTTCGTCTTCCCCGCTTCTTGGCAAACTTTTCTGTGCTCCTGGAAATCCCGGAACCCTGACATTGGGCGATAATATCGAACTTGATGTAAAAAACCATAAGGCTGTTGTCGAATTTTGCAAGAAAAATACTGTGGAACTTGTTGTCATAGGACCGGAAGCTCCACTCGTCGACGGCCTTGCAGATTCCCTTCGGGATAATGGACTTCTTGTTGTCGGGCCAAGTAAACTCGCCGCGCGGCTTGAAGGATCCAAAGGTTTTACCAAAGACTTGTGCGCAAAATACAATATTCCGACCGGCGCTTACCAACGCTTTAAAAATGCAAACGAGGCCAAGGATTATATCAGGAAAAAAGGCGCGCCGATCGTCATCAAAGCCGATGGCTTGGCTGCCGGTAAAGGTGTGACAGTCGCCTTAACAATAGGTGAAGCGCTTGATGCGGTTGATGCATGTTTCGATGGTGCCTTCGGAAAAGCCGGAATTGAAATTGTTGTAGAAGAATTTCTTGAAGGTGAAGAAGCGAGTTTCTTTTGCCTTTGTGACGGGAAAACAGCCATTCCTTTCGGCTCTGCACAAGATCATAAACGTGTTGGTGATGGCGATAAGGGAGCCAATACCGGTGGCATGGGAGCCTATTCACCGGCCCCTGTCATGACCGAAGACATGACAAAACGCGTTATGAATGAAATCGTCGAGCCCACCATTCGTGGCATGGCCGATCTTGGTTGCCCATTCAGCGGCGTATTGTTTGTGGGCTTGATGATTACGAAAAAAGGCCCTGAACTGATCGAATTCAATGTCCGCTTTGGCGACCCCGAATGTCAGGTTCTGATGATGCGGCTAAAAAGCGATCTGTTGCCTGTCCTCTCTTCTGTTGCAAAAGGTCATCTTGAAGATGTCGAACTCAACTGGACAACCGATAAAGCTTTGACTGTGGTTATGGCGGCGAAAGGTTATCCGCAAGCACCCCAACGTGGCAGTATTATTTCCGGCATAGAAAAAGCGGATAAATTACCTGACGTCAAAGTTTTTCACGCCGGTACCGCTTTGAAAGACGGAAAAGTTATCGCTAATGGCGGCAGGGTTTTGAATGTTACTGCAACCGGAAAAACGGTAAAAGAGGCCCAACAAAAAGCCTATCAAGCAATAAAATTGATTGACTGGCCGGAAGGCTTTTATCGCCATGATATCGGCTGGCGTGCAATCGAACGGGAAGAATCTAAAGCAAGCTGA
- the ubiA gene encoding 4-hydroxybenzoate octaprenyltransferase, whose amino-acid sequence MVNNKNIASESLSTHEALQQQGVRGRVFDAPSGHWVYRLLPRSLWPYAQLSRWDRPIGWKLLMWPCFWSVILAMDAKGFASHPHPYPVALAIWYLFLFFIGAVAMRGAGCTWNDLVDQKIDNKVERTRSRPLPSGQVSRLQAKIFMGLQCLIGLLVLVQFNLFSIILGVSSLVIVAIYPFMKRVTYWPQFFLGLAFNWGALMGWAAIYGRLDYAPVILYFGSVLWTIGYDTIYAHQDKEDDAIVGVRSTARLFGEKTKAALIIFYGGFILLSLAAFLSAGVPTLAYLGLILAAIHMFYQIITIDIDNNSECLRLFKSNSTVGCLIFLGLVLGAATRYF is encoded by the coding sequence ATGGTAAACAACAAAAATATTGCTTCCGAAAGCTTGAGCACTCATGAAGCACTTCAGCAACAGGGCGTGAGAGGACGTGTCTTTGACGCGCCGTCAGGGCATTGGGTTTATCGCTTGTTACCACGGTCTCTGTGGCCTTATGCCCAGTTATCACGTTGGGACAGACCAATCGGCTGGAAACTTCTGATGTGGCCGTGTTTCTGGTCGGTAATTCTGGCAATGGATGCGAAGGGCTTTGCATCTCATCCGCACCCATATCCGGTTGCTTTGGCAATATGGTATCTTTTCCTTTTCTTTATTGGTGCTGTCGCCATGCGAGGGGCTGGGTGCACATGGAATGATCTCGTCGACCAGAAAATCGATAATAAAGTGGAACGCACCCGCTCAAGGCCTTTGCCATCGGGTCAGGTCAGCCGCCTTCAGGCGAAAATTTTTATGGGGCTGCAATGTCTCATCGGGCTTCTCGTACTGGTTCAATTCAATCTGTTCAGCATTATTTTAGGTGTTTCATCGCTTGTTATTGTCGCAATCTACCCGTTTATGAAACGCGTGACATACTGGCCGCAGTTTTTTTTAGGCCTTGCCTTCAATTGGGGGGCTCTAATGGGGTGGGCGGCAATTTACGGCCGTCTTGATTATGCACCTGTGATCCTTTATTTCGGCTCGGTCTTATGGACGATAGGCTATGACACGATCTATGCCCATCAGGATAAAGAAGATGATGCGATTGTTGGTGTGCGCTCGACTGCAAGACTTTTTGGTGAAAAAACCAAAGCCGCACTTATCATTTTTTATGGCGGATTTATTTTATTGAGCCTTGCTGCATTTCTTTCGGCTGGTGTGCCGACTTTAGCTTATCTTGGCCTTATACTTGCGGCTATCCACATGTTTTATCAAATTATCACAATTGATATCGATAATAATAGCGAGTGCCTCAGATTGTTCAAATCGAATTCGACAGTTGGCTGTTTAATCTTTCTTGGCCTCGTGCTTGGAGCGGCAACACGTTATTTCTAA
- a CDS encoding YcxB family protein has product MTRQIVFILEKQDAIEALKAYYRDHALSRQTFVRLLLLWIVAVALMSAVLVMIDGADWYQNWGHSLYRISAIYAAIIIAIWALNYFVLIPHHVQQLVKHDKQIGLEQTWVWDDHAVAIKSSYIRGTYPFRLFSGWREYPTFIALYISPKKFNVLPKAPIDDEQLEDLRTIFKREIAAEEK; this is encoded by the coding sequence ATGACGCGGCAGATTGTTTTTATACTTGAGAAGCAGGATGCGATCGAGGCACTCAAAGCCTATTATCGCGATCACGCGCTATCAAGACAGACATTTGTCCGGCTCCTCCTGCTGTGGATTGTCGCTGTTGCTTTGATGTCGGCTGTTCTGGTTATGATCGACGGAGCCGACTGGTATCAGAATTGGGGTCATTCACTTTATCGTATTTCAGCCATTTATGCTGCGATTATCATTGCTATCTGGGCATTGAACTATTTTGTTCTTATCCCTCACCATGTCCAACAATTGGTGAAACATGACAAGCAGATCGGGCTTGAACAAACATGGGTATGGGATGACCATGCAGTAGCAATAAAGAGCTCCTATATCAGAGGGACATACCCGTTCCGTTTATTTTCCGGCTGGCGAGAATATCCGACTTTTATTGCCCTTTACATCTCGCCTAAGAAATTTAACGTATTGCCGAAAGCTCCCATAGATGACGAGCAACTGGAAGATCTGCGCACTATTTTTAAACGCGAAATAGCGGCCGAAGAAAAATAG
- a CDS encoding RT0821/Lpp0805 family surface protein — translation MEAFFNLMSRLGRFVIFVTITWLLQGCIISGDKLDKMGATAMPDNSVDYSMMTGSVASQSTLTSDPIIQSDQLVIRDEIKAIENVNASPKEVKWDNTITGSEGTISSIVESKDKGRKCRKFQATRSAYDGENLYHGEICEMAPDVWTMITFDMAH, via the coding sequence ATGGAAGCTTTTTTTAATTTGATGAGCCGGCTTGGTCGTTTTGTTATTTTTGTCACGATCACTTGGTTATTGCAAGGCTGTATCATATCAGGTGATAAACTTGATAAAATGGGCGCCACTGCAATGCCGGACAATTCCGTGGATTATTCGATGATGACCGGTTCGGTGGCTTCGCAATCCACATTGACGAGCGACCCCATTATCCAGTCTGACCAACTTGTTATTCGTGACGAGATCAAGGCAATTGAAAACGTGAATGCTTCTCCTAAAGAAGTAAAGTGGGATAATACCATAACGGGAAGCGAAGGAACAATCAGTTCGATTGTCGAAAGTAAAGATAAGGGCCGTAAATGCCGCAAGTTCCAGGCGACCCGTTCGGCTTATGACGGAGAAAATCTCTATCACGGTGAAATCTGTGAAATGGCTCCTGATGTCTGGACAATGATCACCTTTGATATGGCTCATTAA